From Thermogladius calderae 1633, a single genomic window includes:
- a CDS encoding 50S ribosomal protein L34e, whose amino-acid sequence MPRPMYRTRSWRRVVVRTPGGELRVHYEKRRPSPAHCAICGRPLNGVPRLRPSQLRKLAKTEKRPERIYGGVICPSCLAKLIRRSVRAAS is encoded by the coding sequence TTGCCTAGACCGATGTACAGGACTAGGAGCTGGAGAAGGGTTGTGGTGAGGACGCCCGGCGGCGAGCTTAGAGTCCACTACGAGAAGAGAAGACCCTCCCCTGCTCACTGTGCTATATGTGGACGACCGCTCAATGGTGTTCCGAGGCTCAGGCCGAGTCAGTTGAGGAAACTTGCTAAGACTGAGAAGAGGCCCGAGAGGATCTACGGCGGGGTTATTTGCCCGAGTTGTCTTGCCAAGCTTATCAGGCGGTCTGTGAGGGCTGCCAGCTAG